A genomic window from Silene latifolia isolate original U9 population chromosome Y, ASM4854445v1, whole genome shotgun sequence includes:
- the LOC141631658 gene encoding uncharacterized protein LOC141631658: MKQQDWLEYQPTVNTSWTWRQIFKVKERMKTGYVNGIWGSNNRAYTPAAGYKWLRGDIPKVDWHPVVWSRMNIPKHSFIAWLFALRSLSTKDRLGHHDIIVDGTCDLCGMVSESYEHLFFDCAYSSRCLVLVSTWLGCSIPAQNVIRWCVKLKVKSLIKKQLIHSVVVTLIYLIWMERNRCRVEQVIHHPSKVLQ, encoded by the coding sequence ATGAAGCAGCAGGACTGGCTTGAGTATCAACCTACTGTCAACACTAGTTGGACTTGGCGCCAAATTTTTAAAGTGAAAGAGCGGATGAAGACAGGATATGTGAATGGCATATGGGGATCTAATAATAGGGCGTACACACCTGCAGCTGGGTACAAGTGGCTAAGGGGAGATATACCTAAAGTAGATTGGCATCCTGTGGTATGGAGTAGAATGAATATACCTAAACACTCATTCATTGCTTGGTTATTTGCTCTGAGGAGTCTATCAACTAAGGATAGACTTGGGCATCAtgatattatagtagatgggacTTGTGATCTATGTGGTATGGTTTCTGAGTCGTATGAGCATCTCTTTTTTGATTGTGCCTATAGCAGCAGATGTCTCGTTTTGGTTAGTACTTGGTTGGGCTGTAGCATTCCTGCTCAGAATGTGATTAGATGGTGTGTTAAGCTGAAAGTGAAATCACTGATAAAGAAACAGCTAATTCACTCAGTTGTGGTTACTTTGATTTACCTGATATGGATGGAACGAAATCGCTGCAGAGTTGAACAGGTTATACATCACCCGTCAAAGGTACTGCAATAG